The following coding sequences lie in one Arachis ipaensis cultivar K30076 chromosome B03, Araip1.1, whole genome shotgun sequence genomic window:
- the LOC107630102 gene encoding uncharacterized protein LOC107630102 — protein MAPRLFACFSKGGRRDTGGDVERHVTADLTAEEQKRGGPVVVEMFSSQGCATSPAAELVLSRLGRGDFGLEVPVVVMTFHVDYWDYMGWKDPFGSSQWTVRQKAYVEALGLDTLLTPQIVVQGKVHCVGNDENALIHCITSAPRFPSPTFQATFTRPTPDSLQVSLKGTLRTKVDNQGANVMVALYESGLVTDCPRGENKGRVLSNDYVVRRLEKLCTVKDISVKKTVSGTVNFPLWEGFNGSKCGLAVFVQSRSYQIFGSQSFRLPDGI, from the exons ATGGCGCCGCGTCTCTTCGCATGCTTCAGCAAGGGCGGCCGCAGGGACACTGGCGGAGACGTGGAGAGGCACGTGACGGCGGACCTCACGGCGGAGGAGCAGAAGCGCGGGGGACCAGTTGTGGTGGAGATGTTCTCGTCGCAGGGGTGCGCGACGTCGCCGGCGGCGGAGCTGGTGTTGTCGCGGCTGGGGAGAGGTGACTTCGGGCTGGAGGTGCCGGTGGTGGTTATGACGTTCCACGTGGACTATTGGGATTACATGGGCTGGAAGGACCCGTTTGGGTCCAGCCAGTGGACCGTTAGGCAGAAGGCTTACGTGGAAGCTCTTGGGCTTGATACCCTGCTCACGCCTCAGATTGTGGTTCAGGGAAAAGTTCACTGTGTTGGAAATGACGAGAATGCCCTCATTCATTGCATCACTTCTGCCCCTAGATTCCCTTCTCCTACGTTCCAG GCTACTTTCACGAGGCCTACACCAGATTCATTGCAAGTGTCTCTAAAAGGAACACTGAGGACCAAGGTGGATAATCAAGGTGCCAATGTGATGGTAGCTTTATATGAAAGTGGTTTGGTCACGGACTGTCCGAGAGGGGAGAACAAAGGGCGTGTTctatccaatgactacgttgttAGAAGACTCGAGAAGCTCTGCACTGTCAAAGACATATCCGTGAAAAAGACGGTTTCTGGAACTGTTAATTTTCCGTTGTGGGAAGGATTCAACGGCAGCAAATGTGGTCTTGCTGTTTTTGTACAGAGCAGGTCTTACCAGATTTTTGGTTCACAAAGTTTTCGGCTGCCGGATGGTATATGA